One segment of Phragmites australis chromosome 13, lpPhrAust1.1, whole genome shotgun sequence DNA contains the following:
- the LOC133889001 gene encoding E3 ubiquitin-protein ligase PUB23-like, which translates to MERSVPAPVEVPKFFVCPISLEIMRDPVTLSSGITYDRDSIERWVFNGGHGDCPVTKLPLGASGLEPTPNHTLRRLIQAWCAAQAVERFPTQRPPVDAYRVAAIVDEANRGGQQELLASLRELADIVGESDRNRRCVEGAPGAVEFLVSVVKKHAAGTAKLLVGSQAEMYGVLDSPKASSPEEAALSILHSVKLSEESLKRVLDGSDDFLDTLASVLRWPSYRSRTYGIHLLKAALSAMTPSRLSSASTELVEAVVRVVTDRTLSPKAIKVALHVLCRLCPWGRNRIKAVEAGAVAALVELLLNEGYGGSNGRGGKRTCELTAVAMDHLCGCAEGRLELVEHPAGLAVVARAATRLSPTGTESAVRTLHAVARHSATPAVLQEMLAVGVVARLLYLVQAGVDGERPRERAREMLKMHARVWRGSPCLASHLESYPC; encoded by the coding sequence ATGGAGCGGTCAGTGCCGGCGCCGGTAGAGGTGCCCAAGTTCTTCGTGTGCCCGATCTCGCTGGAGATCATGAGGGACCCGGTCACGCTGTCGTCGGGGATCACCTACGACCGGGACAGCATCGAGCGCTGGGTGTTCAACGGCGGGCACGGCGACTGCCCGGTCACCAAGCTGCCATTGGGCGCCTCCGGCCTCGAGCCCACGCCGAACCACACGCTCCGACGGCTCATCCAGGCCTGGTGCGCCGCGCAAGCCGTCGAGCGGTTCCCCACCCAGCGCCCGCCCGTCGACGCCTACCGCGTCGCCGCGATCGTGGACGAGGCGAACAGGGGTGGCCAGCAGGAGCTCCTGGCCTCGCTTCGGGAGCTCGCGGACATCGTCGGCGAGAGCGACCGCAACCGGCGCTGCGTCGAGGGAGCGCCCGGCGCCGTGGAGTTCCTTGTGTCCGTCGTGAAGAAGCACGCCGCGGGCACGGCCAAGCTTCTCGTGGGATCCCAAGCGGAGATGTACGGTGTGCTGGACTCGCCCAAGGCGAGCTCGCCGGAGGAGGCGGCTCTGAGCATTCTGCATTCGGTTAAGCTATCCGAGGAGAGCCTAAAGAGAGTCCTAGACGGAAGCGACGATTTCTTGGACACCTTAGCGTCCGTTCTGCGGTGGCCGAGCTACCGGTCGCGCACGTACGGGATCCACCTGCTGAAAGCGGCGTTGTCTGCGATGACGCCGTCGCGCCTGTCATCGGCAAGCACCGAGCTGGTCGAGGCCGTGGTGAGAGTGGTGACGGACAGGACGTTGTCGCCAAAGGCGATCAAGGTGGCACTACATGTGCTTTGCCGGCTTTGCCCGTGGGGCCGGAACCGCATCAAGGCGGTCGAGGCCGGCGCCGTTGCGGCGCTCGTGGAGCTGCTCCTCAACGAAGGGTACGGTGGCAGCAACGGCCGCGGCGGCAAGCGGACATGCGAGCTCACAGCGGTGGCCATGGACCATCTGTGCGGCTGCGCTGAAGGGCGTCTGGAGCTGGTTGAACACCCAGCAGGGCTCGCGGTGGTGGCGAGGGCGGCGACACGGCTGTCCCCTACAGGCACCGAGAGCGCGGTGCGCACGCTGCACGCGGTGGCAAGGCACTCCGCAACCCCGGCGGTGCTGCAGGAGATGCTGGCCGTCGGGGTGGTGGCGAGGCTGCTGTACCTGGTGCAGGCCGGCGTCGACGGCGAACGGCCAAGGGAGAGGGCGAGGGAGATGCTCAAGATGCACGCCAGGGTTTGGAGGGGCTCGCCGTGCCTGGCGTCGCACTTGGAATCCTACCCTTGTTGA